CCACGTCGACGCGCTCGACCTCGTCGTCAACGTCGACCCGCCCGCCGACGGCAAGGACTACCTGCACCGCGGCGGGCGCACGGCGCGCGCCGGGGAGTCCGGAGTCGTCGTCACGCTGGTCACCCCCGAGGAGCGCCAGGACGTGGCCAAGATCATGGCCGACGCCGGCATCCGGCCCCGCGTCACCCGGGTCCGCTCCGGCGAGGCCGAGCTGACCCGTATCACCGGCGCCCGGAAGCCCTCGGGCGTACCGGTCGACGGCAGTGCGCCGAGCCAGGAGGGCGCCAAGCGCGGCGGCGCGGCCTTCCGGGGCATCGGCACCGTCCCGGGCCGCCCGGGCCGCGCCAAGAACGAGTCCCGCCGCGCCGCCGAGGCCCGCAAGACGGCCGAGGCCCGCCGGGCCGCGAAGGTCCGCCGGGGCGGCTGAGCGAACGGATTCACGGGTCCTCCGTCGGGCCGACGGGCAGCCCGGCTGCCTGTCGGCCCGACGTCCGGGAGCCCGGACTTCCGGCCGGTCCGGCGGATGCCGTCAGACGCTCCAGATCTCCTTCATCGTGGCCACTTCGCCCTTGGCGTTCAGCGTGACCTCGTAGACGTTGCCGTAGCAGCCGTAGGGGGCCTCCACCTTGGGGTAGTCCTCGGTCGGAGCCCCGATCTCCTGGGCATGGCAGCGGTCGATGTGCAGCGCCAGCTGCTCGTGGTCGACCTGCTTCGACTGGCCGGGGCCGAGGGCCAGGTACGCCTTGACGTTCCGGGGAAGGACGTAGTGCTTGGTCGGGTCCGTCGGCTCGGCGCCGTAGATCCAGTCGTTCGGCGTGCAGTGCGGCTTGGCCTCGGCGCCCTCGAAGCCGCCGGAGTCCCGCATGAGCTGGACCTTCAGCTTCAGGAGCCCGGCGGGCAGGGTCGGCGGAGTGCCGCAGTCGCCGCCCTTTCCGTCACCGTCGACGTCATCGGCCGGGGCTCCGTCTCCGGCCTCGGCGGGGTCCGACGTCTTGGACGCCGCGCCCGACGGCGAGGCGGTGGCACCGGAACCTCCGGTGGTGCCCTGGGCGTCGGGGTCCTCCGGACCGCAGGCGGCGATGCCGCTCAGCGCGGCGAGAAGCGCGATCGCGCTGAGGACACGGCGAGTTGAAGTCATTCTTCCATTCCCCCGAATGAGAGAGCTCGATGTCGTGATCATGATTGATCGACGGGGCTTTCTACACCACGGAGTTGTCGAAGGGCCAATCGGCGCGACGCCGGGCACGCCCCGTCAGCCCTGCACAGGAGCCCTCGTCGTGGTCAGCAGGCCCACCAGGAGGCTCGCGAGGAGCAGGAGACCGGACGTGCACCAGAGGGCGACGGAGTAGGCGCTCAGGACGGCCGCGTTCGCCTGCGCGACGCCCTCGGACGCCGCTGCCGGGAGGTAGTGCGCGTCGATGAGGACGCCGCGGCGGACCGCGTCCGTCAGGGCCTGCGGAAAGCCCTCGACCTCCGACAGGCGGCTGGAGGCCCCCGAGGCGACGATGCTGCCGAACAGCGGGACGGCGAACCGGCCGCCGAGACTCTGGGCCGCCAGGACCGTGCCCGCCGTGCCGCCGGAGCCCTGCGGGCCGGACGCGCCGGTCGCGGTGTCGAGCAGCGGCCCGAGGGCCAGACCGAGGCCCAGGCCGAGGAGGAGGATGCCGGGCAGGACGAGGGTGGCGTACGAGCTGCCGGCCTCCAGCCGGGCCAGGAGTCCCACGCCGGCGGCCGCGAGGACCAGGCCCGGGACGACGAGCAGGCGGGGCGCGAACCTGGCCCGGAGGCGGCCGGAGCCCTGGGCGGCCACGAGGACGGCGACGGCCAGGGGCAGCAGGGCGAGTCCGGTCCGGGACGGCGTGTAGCTCAGGCCGGCCTGCAGATACAGGGACAGGACCAGGAACACGATGGGCGTGCTCGTGCCGACGAGGGCAAGGGCGAGGAGGGAGCCGGCGCGGTCACTGTTCCTGAAGAGACCCGGCGGGACGAGCGGGCTGCTCGTGCGGGTCTGCCACCAGGCGAAGGTCACCAGGAGGGCCGCGCCGAGCAGCAGGAGGAGGAGGGTCGTGCGTGTGGTCCATCCGTTGCCGTAGACGGCCTCCGCCCGGTGGAAGCCGTAGAGGAGCGCGGCGAGCCCGCCGGTGCCGAGCAGCAGGCCCGGTACGTCGAGGCGGGCCTGGGTACGGACGGACCGGTCGTCCGCCAGCCGGACCGCGGGGATCATTGTGGCGAGGACGAGCGGGACCGCGGCGTAGAAGCACCAGCGCCAGCTCAGGGTCTCGACCAGCCAGCCGCCCGTGAACGCGCCGATGGCCAGGCCGCCGCCCGCGAAGACGGCATAGACCCCGAAGACCGTGCCGCGCTCCTTCCGGTCGGTGAAGCCGCCGGCCACCAGGGCGAGCGCGGCCGAGGAGAGCAGCGCGGCGAACGCGCCCTGGAGGGCGTACGCCGCGAGGAACACGGGGGTGGCGGGGGCCGCTCCACCGAGCACGGAGGCGACGGCGAAGCCGGCGAGGCCGATGATCGCCGCCCGTTTGCGGCCCAGGAGATCGGTGAGGTGCCCGCCGAGCAGGAGCAGGACGCCGAAGGCGATCCCGTACGCGAAGGGCAGCAGCGGGAGGTCGTCGACGGAGAGGGCCAGGTCGGCCTGGATCACCGGCAGCGCCGCGTTCGTGCTCGTCGAAGCGACGAGGACCAGGAACTGCGCCAGCACGGCGACGGCGAGTCCGTCCCACCGCCGGGGCGATGGACCCGCCTGGCCGGCCGGGGCGGTGGGCGGGCCCCACGCTCCGGGTGAGGCGTCCACGACGGGCCCGAACCCGGGCGGCGGGTTTCCGCCCGCCGGCGTGGTCGGGGTGTAGGCGGGCTGCGGCGGGGCCTGCGCGGGGATCCGCGGGTCCGGAATCGCCGCCCGCGTCTCGGGGGCGAAGTCCAGCAACTGGGCGGCATGACGTCCGAGTTGGGCGAGTACGGAGCCGGGCAGCCATTCCTCGGCCCGGTCCGTCGCCGTGCGCGCCGCCACCTCGGCGGGTGTCGGCCGCCGCGTCGGGTCCTTGTGCAGGCACTCCCGTACGAGATCGAGCAGCGAGTCCGGCACGCCGGTGAGGTCCGGCTCGTCCTCCGCGATCCGGAAGAGGTGCGCGCTGAGCCCGGTGTCGGTGGCGCCGAAGAGGAGCCGCCCGGTGGCGGCGTACACGAGGACGGCGCCCAGGCAGAACACGTCGCTGGCCGGGGTGAGTTCGAGCCCGCGCACCTGCTCGGGCGACATGAAGCCGGGCGAGCCGATCAGCATGCCCGTCCGGGTGTGCAGGCTGTCTCCGCCGAGGCCGTCCATGGCCCGCGCGATGCCGAAGTCGATCACGCGCGGCCCGTCCACGGTCACAAGGACGTTGGACGGCTTCAGGTCGCGGTGGATCAGCCCCGCCGCGTGCACGGACTGCAGCGCCACGGCGAGCCGGTTGGCGAGGACGCGCACCGAGTGCTCGGGCAGCGGGCCGAAGTCCTTCGCCACCACGGCGGTCAGGTCGGGTCCGGGGATGTACTGGGTCGCCACCCACGGCACCGACGCCTCGGTGTCGGCGTCGAGCACGGCCGCGGTCCACTCCCCGCCCACCCGCCGGGCGGCCTCCACCTCGCGCGCGAAGCGACGGCGGAACTCGGGCTCCCTGGCGTACTCGGCCTGCACCACCTTCACGGCGACCGTCCGCCCGGCTTCGGACCGGCCGAGGTACACCAGTCCCATCCCGCCGGCGCCCAGCCGGGCGATGAGGCGGTACGGGCCGATGCGCGTCGGGTCTTCGGTGATCAACTGGTCCACAGCAGAAACATAGTTGAGGCACGCGTCGCCTCGCGCGGGATCACCCGAACCATGGGCCACATCACTGCGACATCACGCAGGTCCGGCATCCACTGCGCCTGGGACCGCCGGCGGAAAAGCCCGTGCCGTCACCCGCGGGAGGTCGTACGATGATCGCGATGACGACTCACCTCCTTCACAGATCGGGGGTCCCGTCCGCGCAAGGTGAGTGCTGATGGCCACTCCCCCCGCGTACGAGGATTCCCACCTCTCCCGCTGGCTGCGCGTGCGCGAGTTCGCCGTGCCGCCCTCCATGATCGAGACCGCGACCACCCGCCGTCAGGCCGGGGACTGGGCGGGGGCCTGCGCCGCCGCACACGTCGACGTCGATCTCGACCTCCGCGCACTGGCACGGAGCCACGGCACGGAACTCGCGGCCCGCGTGCGGGCCGATCTGCGCCTGCTCGCCCCGGACCTGCTGCGCTGGCACATGCCGAGGATCGCCCCGGACGGGCTGCTGCGCCCGGGCCTCACCGTCGCGCTCGCCCGGTACGACACCGGGGGACGCGACGGCACGGGCCCCGTGCACCTGGTGGCCCGGACCGCGCCCGCCTGGGTGGACGCCGGGCAGCGGATCAGCCTCGCGCTCTGGGACCGGTCGCCCTCCGGATCCGGCTCCGGCGTCGGCGCCGTGCATCCCTACTGCCCTCCCCATCCCCATCCTCATCCCCGGTTCCGGCTCGACCTGCACCGCCACCTCTGGGACGCGAGCCGGGCCGGTGAACTGCGCACGCGCTCCGGGGCCGACGGGCCACCGCCCGGCCTGTCCGCGCCGGATCCGGAGCTGCCGCAGGGCGGACTCCGCTGCGCCGTGGACCGGTGGGCGGACGAGGCGGCGATCCTGCTGCGCGCCGAGGGCCGGCCGGCGGGCCCCGTCGCCGTACGCCTGGGCAGGAGGCACCGGTTGCTCCTCGACGCCGACCCGTCCGGGGAACCGCCCCGCACGCCGTCGCGCGCCGCCCGGCGCGCCTCCGCCACGGTGCCCGTCCTGCCGGACGCGGCCACCTGGCTGCTGCCCGATCTGGAGCTGCTGCGGGCCGGTCTCGTCGAGGCCGGGCAGCTGCATCCGCTGGTCGCCGCCGCGCTCGTACCCGGTCACGTACCGACCGGTCCGCCGCGGCCGCCCGACCTGGCGGGCGCGCCGCACCTCGTGGAGTGCCGGGGCGCCCTGCACCGGATCGGCCTGGTCGACGGCGTGCTGACGCCGCTCGACCACGACCCGGCCGAACTCCGGCGCGAGGAGCTCCTCGTCGCCCTGACCGGCACCCCGCTCCCCTGCGTACGGGCCGTCGACGAGGCACACCGGCGTCCGGACTGTCTCACCGGTGTCCGCGAGCGGCTCGACCACGGCGACATCGCCGGTGCGCTCGCCGTCGTCGAGGGCCTGCTCGGCCCCGCCGCGCTGCTGCGCGACGGAGCCCTCCGGGACGCGCTCGAGGCGGCGGCGGAGCGGCGCGTCACGTACGGGCTCTACCGGGCCGGGCTCTTCGGGCCCGCGCCCGGCCGGAAGTTCGCGCCGCCCCCACCCGGACCCACCCGCGGGACGCGCCCCGACAGCCGCCGCACGCGCACGCGTGGCGCCCGCCCACGTCACGCCGCGCCCGCTTCCCTTTCCTCCTCCCGCTGACGGGCGCCTCCGTCCACTTCCCTTTCCTCCCCCGCTGACGGACGCCCCGTCTCCCCTCCTTCCTTCCTCAGGTGATCTCCCGTGCCCACACGTGTGTCCTCCACCGCGTCCCCGTCCACCGAACTCGACGTCGCCGGCGCCCTGTTGGCCCTCCTGCGCGACACCAGCACCGAACCCCGCCCCGACCCCCAGCTGGAGGCGCTGACCCTGGCGGTCGCCGCCGACCTGCCGGTGCTCCTGTGGGGCGAGCCGGGCATCGGCAAGACCGCGGCCCTGACGCAGCTCGCCGCCTCGCTCGACCTGCCGCTGACCACGGTCATCGCGAGCGTGCACGAGCCCACCGACTTCTCCGGGCTGCCGATCGTCGGGGACGATCCCTCGGAGCAGGGCGTGCCGATGGCCCCGCCGGAGTGGGCCGTGCGTCTGGTGCGGGCCGGCCGGGGCCTGCTGTTCCTGGACGAACTGTCCACCGCTCCCCCGGCCGTCCAGGCGGCCCTGCTCCGGCTCGTCCTGGAGCGGCGGGTCGGGACCCTGGTCCTCCCGCCCGACGTGCGGATCGTCGCCGCCGCCAATCCGCGGTCCTCGGCCGCCGACGGCTGGGAGCTGAGCCCGCCGCTCGCCAACCGTTTCGTCCATCTGCGGTGGACCCACGACGCCGAGGTCGTGGTGCGCGGCCTCGGGGGCGTCTGGCCGCGCGCCACGCTCCCCCGGCTCGCCCCGGAGAAGCTGGCGGAGGCCGTGGACGTCGCCCGGCGGGCGGTCTGCGGGCTGTTGACGGCCCGTCCGGCGCTCGTGCACCGGCTGCCCAGTGGCGAGGCGCTGCGGGGCGGTCCCTGGCCCTCGCCCCGGAGCTGGGAGATGGCGCTGCGCCTCATCGCCTTCGCGACCGCCGCCGGTGTCTCGCGGGACGTGCTGTCGCAGCTGGTCAGGGGGGTCGTCGGGGACGGTCCGGGGCTCGAACTCCTGGCCTGGCTCGACCGGATGGACCTGCCTGATCCCGAACTGCTCCTCGCCGACCCCGAGGGGGCCGAGCTGCCCGAGCGGGGGGACCGTCGCCAGGCGGCCCTCGAAGGGGTCGTGGAGGCGGTCGCCCGGCGCCCGGAAAGGGCCCGTTGGGACGCGGCGTGGGCGCTGCTCGCCCGTGCGCTGGAGTCGGGAGCGCCGGACCTGGTGGTCGTACCGGCGACGACGCTTGCCGGGCTGCGCCGGGAGGACTGGGACGTTCCGGCGTCGATCGAGCGGCTCGCCGGGGTCGTGTCCCTGTCGCGGCGCGCGGACCGGGCGGGCGACCGGGTGGCGGCGGCCGCGGGGGCGGGCGCGGGGCGATGAGGCCGGACGTGAAGGAACCGGGCCTGGACCTGGAGAAGCTGTACGCCGCCCGCCTGCACGCCGTACGCGTCCGGCCGTATCTGGCGACCGCGCTGTTCGCCCTGCACACCGTGGAGTCTCGGAAGGTGCCGACCATGGCGGTGGACCGGCACTGGCGCTGCTACGTCTCGCCGGCGTTCGTCGACCGGACCCCGGTGGAGGAGCTGGCCGGGGTGTGGGTGCACGAGGTGACGCATCTGCTCCGCGACCACCACGGGCGCAGCGACCGGGTGGCCCGGGAGCGCGGTCTCACGGGTTCGGGCGAGCGGCTGCGGATGAACATCGCGGCGGACTGCGAGATCAACGACGACGTGTTCGGCGACGGGCTGCCGAGGCCCGAAGGGGCCGTCCATCCGGAGATGCTGGGGCTTCCCGAGGGGGAGCTCATGGAGGACTACCTGCGGCAGTTCCAGCTCGGCCCGCGGACCCGGGACGCGGGCTGGCTGGACTGCGGCAGCGGCGCCGACGGCCTCGAACGGACCTGGGACCTGGGGGCGGACGGCGCCGAGGGGCTGAGCGCCCAGGAGCAGGACGCCGTGCGGTTCCGGGTGGCCCAGGCGATCACCGGGCGGCCGGGGAGCACTCCGGCGGGGTGGCGGCGGTGGGCCGAGGAGGCGTTCCATCCGCCGCAGGCCTGGCGGGAGTTGCTGGGGGCGGCCGTCAGGTCGGCGGCGTACGGTTCCGGTGCCGGGGACGACTACTCGTACGGGCGTCCGTCGCGGCGCTCGGCCTCCGTGCCCGGCGCGGTGCTGCCGAGTCTGCGGCGCAGTCCGCCCCGGGTCTCCGTCGTCATCGACACCTCGGGGTCGGTCAGCGACGCCGAACTGGGCAGTGCGCTCCTGGAGGTCACGGCGATCTCCCGGGCGCTCGGCGGGCGGCGCGACCTGGTCACCGTGCTG
The DNA window shown above is from Streptomyces vietnamensis and carries:
- a CDS encoding MFS transporter, encoding MDQLITEDPTRIGPYRLIARLGAGGMGLVYLGRSEAGRTVAVKVVQAEYAREPEFRRRFAREVEAARRVGGEWTAAVLDADTEASVPWVATQYIPGPDLTAVVAKDFGPLPEHSVRVLANRLAVALQSVHAAGLIHRDLKPSNVLVTVDGPRVIDFGIARAMDGLGGDSLHTRTGMLIGSPGFMSPEQVRGLELTPASDVFCLGAVLVYAATGRLLFGATDTGLSAHLFRIAEDEPDLTGVPDSLLDLVRECLHKDPTRRPTPAEVAARTATDRAEEWLPGSVLAQLGRHAAQLLDFAPETRAAIPDPRIPAQAPPQPAYTPTTPAGGNPPPGFGPVVDASPGAWGPPTAPAGQAGPSPRRWDGLAVAVLAQFLVLVASTSTNAALPVIQADLALSVDDLPLLPFAYGIAFGVLLLLGGHLTDLLGRKRAAIIGLAGFAVASVLGGAAPATPVFLAAYALQGAFAALLSSAALALVAGGFTDRKERGTVFGVYAVFAGGGLAIGAFTGGWLVETLSWRWCFYAAVPLVLATMIPAVRLADDRSVRTQARLDVPGLLLGTGGLAALLYGFHRAEAVYGNGWTTRTTLLLLLLGAALLVTFAWWQTRTSSPLVPPGLFRNSDRAGSLLALALVGTSTPIVFLVLSLYLQAGLSYTPSRTGLALLPLAVAVLVAAQGSGRLRARFAPRLLVVPGLVLAAAGVGLLARLEAGSSYATLVLPGILLLGLGLGLALGPLLDTATGASGPQGSGGTAGTVLAAQSLGGRFAVPLFGSIVASGASSRLSEVEGFPQALTDAVRRGVLIDAHYLPAAASEGVAQANAAVLSAYSVALWCTSGLLLLASLLVGLLTTTRAPVQG
- a CDS encoding AAA family ATPase, whose product is MPTRVSSTASPSTELDVAGALLALLRDTSTEPRPDPQLEALTLAVAADLPVLLWGEPGIGKTAALTQLAASLDLPLTTVIASVHEPTDFSGLPIVGDDPSEQGVPMAPPEWAVRLVRAGRGLLFLDELSTAPPAVQAALLRLVLERRVGTLVLPPDVRIVAAANPRSSAADGWELSPPLANRFVHLRWTHDAEVVVRGLGGVWPRATLPRLAPEKLAEAVDVARRAVCGLLTARPALVHRLPSGEALRGGPWPSPRSWEMALRLIAFATAAGVSRDVLSQLVRGVVGDGPGLELLAWLDRMDLPDPELLLADPEGAELPERGDRRQAALEGVVEAVARRPERARWDAAWALLARALESGAPDLVVVPATTLAGLRREDWDVPASIERLAGVVSLSRRADRAGDRVAAAAGAGAGR
- a CDS encoding vWA domain-containing protein, whose protein sequence is MRPDVKEPGLDLEKLYAARLHAVRVRPYLATALFALHTVESRKVPTMAVDRHWRCYVSPAFVDRTPVEELAGVWVHEVTHLLRDHHGRSDRVARERGLTGSGERLRMNIAADCEINDDVFGDGLPRPEGAVHPEMLGLPEGELMEDYLRQFQLGPRTRDAGWLDCGSGADGLERTWDLGADGAEGLSAQEQDAVRFRVAQAITGRPGSTPAGWRRWAEEAFHPPQAWRELLGAAVRSAAYGSGAGDDYSYGRPSRRSASVPGAVLPSLRRSPPRVSVVIDTSGSVSDAELGSALLEVTAISRALGGRRDLVTVLPCDAAARIVHPLCRAEGIPLLGGGGTDLRTGFAAALRARPRPDVLVVLTDGQTPWPAGRPACRTVVGLFPRARRFRSWNEDDPDHVPAGPPEWARVVDIGG